A section of the Gammaproteobacteria bacterium genome encodes:
- the dnaJ gene encoding molecular chaperone DnaJ, whose translation MTTKNDYYETLGVSRSASAEEIKKAFRQLAMKYHPDRNPGDKASEEKFKEIKEAYDVLSDTQKRSRYDQMGHAAFQSGMGGGARGFDFGDISDIFGDIFGDVFGGGRGKRTRAQRGADLIYNLELNLEDAVHGKTMKIQIPTWNNCTECSGSGAKKGTSPTVCGTCNGQGQVHLQQGFFSVTQTCPDCRGQGQVIKEPCPKCRGQGRVQQEKTLSVKIPGGVDTGDRIRLQGEGEGGTFGAPAGDLYVQVKVKPHPIFTRDGNDLLCEIPISFTIATLGGEVDVPTLDGRVKLKIPTETQSGKSFRLRGKGVRSVRSGRHGDLLCRVVVETPVNLTREQKDLLKQFSESIDKGGDKHNPKSKSWFDSVKSFFEGLAN comes from the coding sequence ATGACTACCAAAAACGACTACTACGAAACACTCGGGGTTTCACGTTCCGCTAGCGCAGAAGAAATTAAAAAAGCCTTCCGTCAGCTCGCCATGAAATATCACCCAGACCGTAACCCCGGTGATAAAGCTTCCGAAGAAAAATTTAAAGAAATAAAAGAAGCCTATGATGTATTAAGCGACACACAAAAACGCTCGCGATACGATCAAATGGGTCACGCTGCATTTCAAAGTGGCATGGGCGGTGGTGCGCGTGGTTTCGACTTTGGCGATATCAGCGATATTTTTGGTGACATCTTTGGTGACGTATTTGGCGGCGGTAGAGGCAAAAGAACACGTGCCCAACGCGGAGCTGACTTAATCTATAATCTAGAATTAAATCTAGAAGACGCCGTACACGGCAAAACCATGAAAATCCAGATCCCCACCTGGAATAATTGCACCGAATGCAGTGGCTCAGGCGCCAAAAAAGGCACCAGCCCCACCGTATGCGGTACTTGTAATGGTCAAGGACAAGTACATTTACAGCAAGGCTTTTTCTCCGTGACCCAAACCTGCCCCGACTGCCGCGGACAAGGTCAAGTTATCAAAGAACCCTGCCCTAAATGCCGTGGACAAGGACGTGTACAACAGGAAAAGACCTTATCCGTCAAAATTCCTGGTGGCGTTGATACCGGTGATAGAATCCGCCTACAAGGCGAAGGTGAAGGTGGTACTTTTGGTGCACCCGCCGGTGATTTATACGTGCAAGTTAAAGTCAAACCGCACCCTATTTTTACCCGCGACGGTAATGATTTACTCTGTGAAATTCCCATCAGCTTTACCATTGCTACACTCGGTGGCGAAGTCGATGTCCCCACCTTAGATGGTCGCGTGAAGCTTAAAATTCCCACAGAAACACAAAGCGGCAAATCATTTCGTTTACGTGGCAAAGGCGTACGCTCCGTACGCAGCGGACGTCACGGTGATCTTTTATGTCGAGTAGTGGTTGAAACGCCTGTAAATTTGACTCGCGAACAAAAAGATTTGTTAAAACAATTCTCAGAATCTATCGACAAAGGCGGGGATAAACATAACCCCAAATCTAAATCTTGGTTTGATAGTGTTAAAA